One part of the Glycine soja cultivar W05 chromosome 11, ASM419377v2, whole genome shotgun sequence genome encodes these proteins:
- the LOC114374133 gene encoding thioredoxin-like protein CITRX, chloroplastic: MSLFHCHAFHHRMATLSPFSTFNSKPLFAFLPNPSFLTHHHQQQQHPYPLTKTTTTDLNNNRPLSLSTLPRKLLCKPPQGKYVREDYLVKKLSAQEIQELVKGERKVPLIIDFFATWCGPCILMAQELETLAVEYQNKALIVKVDTDEEYEFARDMQVRGLPTVFFISPDPNKEAIRTEGLVPIQMMRDIIDKDM, from the exons ATGTCTCTCTTCCATTGCCATGCCTTTCACCACCGCATGGCCACTCTCTCACCCTTCTCAACCTTCAATTCCAAACCCCTCTTTGCTTTTCTACCAAACCCCTCTTTCTTAactcatcatcatcaacaacaacaacatccttATCCTCTCACCAAAACCACAACCACTGACCTCAACAACAATAGGCCTCTTTCACTCTCCACACTGCCCAGAAAGTTGCTCTGCAAACCACCCCAGGGGAAATATGTCAGAGAGGACTATCTAGTG AAAAAGTTGTCAGCTCAGGAAATCCAGGAGCTGGtgaagggagaaagaaaagtgcCTCTTATCATTGATTTCTTTGCAACTTGGTGTGGACCATGCATCTTAATGGCACAAGAACTTGAAACA CTTGCAGTTGAGTACCAAAACAAGGCACTGATTGTTAAGGTTGATACAGATGAGGAGTACGAATTTGCACGCGACATGCAG GTTCGTGGGTTGCCTACTGTGTTCTTTATTAGCCCTGATCCGAACAAAGAAGCTATTCGAACCGAAGGACTTGTCCCTATACAGATGATGAGGGATATCATTGACAAGGATATGTGa
- the LOC114373015 gene encoding protein MAIN-LIKE 1-like, translating into MNLVDDEPMMPDVVLENLHIPSLPNEPCNDKEQDSTRASNIVEHPNWCIVLRINSDKDEVESLPNSRSFGGPHDTSVLRDYENHITLRVWNGEEYPELKLVSHGRKMTKFQRPALEIEGLVAASRLIPLIACSLDTSDQGLMYDFVERWHKETNSFHLPVGKVTITLDDVASLLHLPIVGAFHNFEQLHVYNAVEMLVELLEVSAAEVRTETIQCHGSYVRLLWLRDVY; encoded by the exons ATGAATTTGGTTGACGACGAACCAATGATGCCAGACGTCGTGTTAGAAAACCTCCATATTCCTAGCCTGCCAAATGAACCATGCAATGACAAAGAACAAGATTCCACAAGGGCCAGTAACATTGTTGAACATCCAAATTGGTGCATTGTCCTCAGGATCAACAGTGACAAAGATGAAGTTGAAAGCCTCCCAAATTCTAGAAGCTTTG GCGGACCCCATGACACATCAGTTCTGAGAGATTATGAAAATCACATTACTCTGAGAGTCTGGAATGGAGAg gaatatCCTGAGCTAAAGCTAGTTTCCCATGGAAGGAAGATGACTAAGTTTCAGAGGCCTGCTTTAGAGATTGAAGGCCTTGTGGCTGCTAGCAGACTAATTCCTCTGATCGCATGTTCCCTAGATACGAGTGATCAAGGACTAATGTATGATTTTGTGGAACGCTGGCATAAGGAAACTAATAGTTTCCATTTGCCCGTCGGAAAGGTGACTATCACCTTGGATGATGTGGCATCATTGCTACATTTGCCTATCGTAGGAGCGTTCCATAACTTCGAGCAACTTCATGTCTACAACGCTGTCGAGATGTTGGTCGAATTACTCGAGGTCAGCGCTGCAGAGGTGAGAACAGAGACGATTCAATGTCATGGCTCTTATGTTCGACTATTGTGGCTGCGAGATGTGTATTAG